Proteins co-encoded in one Nicotiana sylvestris chromosome 7, ASM39365v2, whole genome shotgun sequence genomic window:
- the LOC104213740 gene encoding uncharacterized protein, with protein MAINLDVRELLVMGDSDLLIRESQGEWETRDIKLIPYRQCVRDLSKRFKYIEFRYIPRFYNELANALAAIASMLPYPGNTHTDPLEIKVGNQHGYCNTIETEPYGKPWLCRIAQVTIKACSFSFSSEERNPSITR; from the exons ATGGCCATCAATCTGGATGTGCGTGAACTATtagttatgggagattctgacttgcttATCAGGGaatcccaaggcgaatgggagactcgagacatCAAACTTATTCCATACAGACAATGTGTGCGAGACTTGAGCAAAAGATTCAAATAtatcgagttcaggtacattccccgGTTTTACAACGAGCTAGCCAATGCATTGGCTGCTATAGCCTCGATGCTCCCTTATCCAGGCAACACTCATACTGATCCACTAGAAATCAAAGTTGGGAATCAACACGGTTACTGTAATACAATCGAGACAGAACCATATGGtaaaccatg GCTCTGCCGTATAGCACAAGTGACGATTAAAGCTTGCAGTTTCAGTTTCTCATCAGAAGAAAGAAATCCTTCGATCACAAGATAG